The following proteins are encoded in a genomic region of Bicyclus anynana chromosome 12, ilBicAnyn1.1, whole genome shotgun sequence:
- the LOC112044638 gene encoding zinc finger protein Noc, which yields MVVLEDGAMMTTNPNQYLQPDYLTPLSSSLDSKKSPLALLAQTCSQIGADTLAKPLLPPLDKKKTVNSVNSDSISRSSPSAAKPDKPRSSPENKHLAFKPYEANVVTKKPEETRPSSKASSDSSDDKKSGKSTPGRKSTPPTTENGKSSPYSEQKSSPAGSSGTSPIIRSGLEVLGHGKDHLGAFKNLPGLPGFNPLAGLCCPPGMEQHANPAFRPPYAGAPLSAHHAAMLAAAAGFPGSPNAYVGYARVKTPAGGETLVPVCKDPYCTGCQFSVNNHHLLMSNGACPAGCTQCEHQKYNLAMAMALSQQGAAGSLPYAQMSRPYICNWIVGESYCGKRFGNSEELLQHLRSHTTDGSTPVSTSAQPSLLNPLNPLFTTAGLRGAYPTAPLSPLSASRYHPYSKALPPSLGASPYGAFNPALGPFYSPYAMYGQRLGAAAVHQ from the exons ATGGTGGTGCTTGAAGACGGTGCAATGATGACTACCAACCCTAATCAGTATCTGCAGCCAGATTATTTAACTCCATTATCCTCATCT TTGGACTCCAAAAAAAGTCCGCTCGCGCTTTTAGCGCAAACTTGCAGTCAGATCGGTGCTGACACTTTGGCCAAGCCGCTGCTGCCGCCGCTCGACAAAAAGAAAACAGTGAACAGTGTTAACAGTGATTCTATCAGTCGTTCGTCCCCCAGTGCCGCTAAACCGGATAAACCGCGTTCCTCGCCAGAAAACAAACATTTAGCTTTCAAACCGTACGAAGCTAATGTCGTCACTAAGAAACCTGAAGAAACTAGGCCATCATCAAAAGCTAGTTCGGATAGTTCTGATGATAAAAAATCTGGAAAAAGCACACCTGGACGTAAATCGACCCCTCCGACTACAGAAAATGGCAAGAGCAGCCCCTACAGTGAACAAAAGTCCTCACCCGCCGGATCATCTGGCACGAGCCCGATAATACGATCGGGTTTGGAAGTGTTAGGACACGGAAAAGATCATCTCGGAGCTTTCAAGAATTTACCCGGCCTGCCAGGATTTAACCCACTCGCCGGATTGTGTTGCCCTCCTGGAATGGAGCAGCATGCAAACCCAGCCTTTCGACCACCTTACGCTGGAGCCCCGCTCAGCGCTCACCACGCTGCGATGCTGGCAGCGGCCGCCGGGTTTCCAGGATCACCGAACGCTTACGTCGGTTACGCCCGAGTTAAGACGCCCGCCGGCGGAGAAACATTGGTCCCAGTATGCAAAGACCCTTACTGCACCGGGTGCCAATTCTCCGTTAACAATCATCACCTCCTCATGAGCAACGGCGCGTGTCCTGCCGGATGCACGCAATGTGAacatcaaaaatataatttagcaATGGCTATGGCCTTGTCGCAACAAGGCGCCGCCGGCAGTCTTCCTTACGCGCAAATGAGCCGTCCCTACATTTGTAATTGGATCGTCGGCGAATCTTATTGCGGCAAACGATTTGGGAATTCTGAAGAGCTTTTGCAACACTTGAGAAGTCACACGACGGACGGATCCACCCCTGTATCGACCTCTGCCCAACCGTCGCTGCTAAATCCGTTGAATCCTTTATTCACGACGGCTGGACTTCGCGGCGCGTACCCGACGGCACCGTTGAGCCCGCTGTCCGCGAGTCGTTACCACCCGTACTCAAAAGCTCTGCCCCCGAGTCTGGGAGCATCTCCTTACGGTGCTTTCAACCCAGCGCTGGGACCTTTCTATTCGCCTTACGCGATGTACGGCCAGCGACTCGGAGCGGCCGCAGTGCACCAATAA